Proteins from a genomic interval of Yarrowia lipolytica chromosome 1E, complete sequence:
- a CDS encoding uncharacterized protein (Compare to YALI0E32131g, similar to Saccharomyces cerevisiae YOS9 (YDR057W); ancestral locus Anc_3.306, weakly similar to uniprot|Q99220 Saccharomyces cerevisiae YDR057w YOS9 plays a role in ER to Golgi intracellular trafficking of GPI-anchored proteins), protein MLLKSLALIASSSLAATFNIGDDLFADPQFTVQFHNRPLRQADVQNGLLPHRDPVYGHPLGYEMMQFNGTNHICGIPEVTTTKSSKSREEGELSPTEARDRALELMLPLLGDCLFYEQGFFSYRFCYGSGVVQYRRHGDNYFPRIYPPPQADDSPTFVLGSFEKDDTTNTVTSAGGIPFLAHRLRSGTHCPLTGANREIEVQFVCDKNVQHDHILWIKEKRTCNYVMQVGTPRLCKDMRFQPPPDESLPIMCYSVESEAPEFETIDGMFDGVAHVKEEQEAVSARAHQFVGSNVNKDKIDEIEVAWRFTKARALNYIGVWLGDCVNRQTLFKELGIATPSHDAPFIIQTRSMFVPAPINRHFEVRLMITRQQLLLSINDDDVTLEEKYAWWQEQGDMSNLEIQGLTMLDDAGIEDVLARATDEVMKQLNKEAKQSKKLAKKKEAASTKREEAKKQVEASVEEKAVDSAEDDGTDTVTSTQTFFRTQTLSTAEAESKQMPDKAEEDEDEDLIVTMYFEDGEFKIEGFEVADFEGVKSAMKDLADKEDDDDDYEDYGLSD, encoded by the coding sequence ATGTTGTTAAAGTCCCTGGCATTGATAGCAAGCTCGTCGCTCGCAGCAACCTTCAACATAGGAGACGATCTCTTTGCCGACCCACAATTCACAGTACAGTTCCACAACCGACCATTGCGACAAGCAGATGTCCAGAACGGCCTGCTACCGCATCGAGATCCGGTATATGGCCATCCCCTGGGGTACGAGATGATGCAATTCAACGGCACAAACCACATCTGCGGTATTCCGGAAGTCACGACCACGAAGAGCTCAAAATCACGAGAGGAGGGAGAACTGTCGCCAACAGAGGCCCGAGACAGAGCTTTGGAGCTCATGTTGCCTCTTCTGGGTGACTGTCTCTTCTACGAACAGGGATTCTTCTCGTATCGTTTCTGTTACGGCTCGGGAGTCGTTCAGTATCGAAGACATGGAGACAATTACTTCCCTCGAATctatcctcctcctcaggcAGACGATTCGCCCACGTTCGTGCTCGGTAGCTTCGAGAAGGACGATACGACCAACACGGTCACCAGTGCCGGAGGAATCCCCTTTCTGGCCCATAGACTCCGTTCGGGAACCCATTGTCCTCTGACCGGCGCCAACCGAGAAATCGAGGTTCAGTTTGTATGTGACAAAAACGTCCAGCATGACCATATACTGTggatcaaggagaagcgaaCGTGCAACTACGTCATGCAGGTCGGCACCCCGCGCCTCTGTAAAGACATGAGGtttcagcctcctccagatgAGTCTTTGCCCATCATGTGCTACAGCGTCGAGTCTGAGGCCCCCGAGTTTGAGACCATTGACGGCATGTTTGACGGCGTTGCTCACgtgaaggaggagcaggaggctgTCTCGGCTCGTGCCCACCAGTTTGTCGGATCCAAtgtcaacaaggacaagattgacgagattgaggtTGCATGGAGATTCACCAAAGCTCGAGCTCTCAACTACATTGGAGTCTGGCTCGGCGACTGCGTCAATAGACAGACACTGTTCAAGGAGCTTGGCATTGCCACTCCTTCTCATGATGCTCCTTTCATCATCCAGACCAGATCCATGTTTGTTCCTGCTCCCATCAACCGCCACTTTGAGGTGCGTCTCATGATCACTCgtcagcagctgctgctcagcaTTAACGATGATGATGTGACTCTCGAAGAGAAGTATGCATGGTGGCAGGAACAGGGCGACATGTCAAACCTGGAGATCCAGGGTCTTACTATGTTAGATGACGCTGGGATCGAGGATGTCCTTGCCAGAGCTACTGATGAAGTTATGAAGCAGCTTaacaaggaggccaagcagtccaagaagctggccaagaagaaggaagcTGCCTCGACTAAGAGGGAAGAGGCCAAAAAGCAAGTGGAGGCCTCGGTGGAGGAAAAAGCTGTGGACTCAgctgaagatgatggaaCTGACACTGTCACTTCAACACAGACCTTCTTCCGGACTCAAACACTCTCCACAGCTGAGGCAGAATCTAAACAGATGCCAGAtaaggccgaggaggacgaagatgaagatCTGATTGTCACCATGTACTTTGAGGATGGCGAGTTCAAGATTGAGGGTTTCGAGGTTGCCGACTTTGAGGGCGTCAAGTCTGCCATGAAGGATCTCGCAGATAAagaagatgacgatgacgattACGAAGACTATGGTCTGAGCGACTAG
- a CDS encoding mitochondrial 54S ribosomal protein mL38 (Compare to YALI0E32153g, similar to Saccharomyces cerevisiae MRPL35 (YDR322W); ancestral locus Anc_5.360, weakly similar to uniprot|Q06678 Saccharomyces cerevisiae YDR322w MRPL35 ribosomal protein YmL35 of the large subunit mitochondrial singleton): MIRSTVRLAPRGARFITNNSGSAETLRVADEKLAQILTGGSTSGAHTSIKDLNKRALYKSPPGLDAIFPAALKIVEEKSAAIKKQAEEIAKEFEASGDKALKDQYIKLMGKAEVHNPQVMMNHVNGNVDMNHPVYRHLAEADYKKYEQILLVESLETMHVIPDTMPVIDAKARVRVNFPGNEKGKWITPGTLQSTELTSELPIVEIQEFEDIPKDAKYTVLLVDPDYPVPETESFGTKVHWAVSNVPISVDQPLVKPELGDTLVKYVPSTPEKNSGDHRMSLWVFRQDGDVKDSLSHSDFFDIRGFADKHKLTSVGAFFWRNRFDMFAESLREKFGLGSGRVFGMSRTGEDVPR, from the coding sequence ATGATTAGATCGACTGTTCGGCTGGCGCCACGAGGAGCAAGATTTAtcaccaacaacagtgGCTCTGCCGAGACTCTGCGGGTGGCCGACGAGAAGCTGGCCCAGATTCTCACCGGCGGCTCCACGTCCGGAGCACacacctccatcaaggATCTGAACAAGCGAGCTCTGTACAAGAGTCCCCCTGGTCTGGATGCAATCTTCCCCGCTGCTCTGAAGATtgtcgaggagaagagcgctgccatcaagaagcaggccgaggagattgcTAAGGAGTTCGAGGCTTCTGGAGacaaggctctcaaggaccaGTACATCAAGCTCATGGGCAAGGCCGAGGTCCACAACCCCCAGGTGATGATGAACCACGTGAACGGCAATGTCGATATGAATCACCCCGTCTACCGACATCTTGCCGAGGCCGACTACAAGAAGTACGAGCAGATTCTGCTGGTCGAGAGTCTAGAGACCATGCATGTCATTCCCGACACCATGCCCGTGATTGACGCCAAGGCTCGAGTTCGAGTCAACTTCCCCGGCAACGAGAAGGGCAAGTGGATCACTCCCGGAACACTGCAATCCACCGAGCTCACCTCCGAGCTGCCCATCGTCGAGATCCAGGAATTCGAGGACATCCCCAAGGACGCCAAGTACACAGTCCTGCTGGTTGATCCCGACTACCCCGTCCCTGAGACCGAGTCCTTTGGTACCAAGGTCCACTGGGCCGTGTCCAACGTGCCCATTTCCGTCGATCAGCCTCTTGTGAAGCCCGAGCTCGGAGACACTCTGGTCAAGTATGTGCCCTCCACCCCCGAGAAGAACTCTGGAGACCACCGAATGTCTCTGTGGGTGTTCCGACAGGACGGTGACGTCAAGGACTCTCTTTCGCATTCCGACTTCTTCGACATCCGGGGCTTTGCCGACAAGCATAAGCTGACCTCTGTGGGCGCTTTCTTCTGGCGAAACCGGTTCGACATGTTTGCCGAGAGCCTGCGGGAGAAGTTTGGCCTTGGAAGCGGCCGAGTGTTTGGAATGTCCAGAACTGGCGAGGACGTTCCCCGATAA
- a CDS encoding uncharacterized protein (Compare to YALI0E32164g, gnl|GLV|YALI0E32164g [Yarrowia lipolytica] similar to uniprot|P81449 Saccharomyces cerevisiae YDR322Ca ATP21 ATP synthase e chain mitochondrial, similar to Saccharomyces cerevisiae TIM11 (YDR322C-A); ancestral locus Anc_5.361) → MSATLNVLRWSALGAGVVYGFVHNRTLYSQAEKKVADAKFKKQEKLIEQAKAEWARLHPAPVASTGVVTDISDDKFDIEAYLNHAFPEKA, encoded by the coding sequence ATGTCTGCCACTCTCAACGTTCTGCGATGGTCCGCCCTCGGTGCCGGTGTCGTCTACGGCTTCGTTCACAACCGAACCCTCTACTCCcaggctgagaagaaggtggcTGAtgccaagttcaagaagcaggagaagctcattgagcaggccaaggccgagtgGGCCCGACTCCACCCCGCCCCCGTCGCCTCCACCGGTGTTGTTACCGATATCTCTGACGACAAGTTCGACATTGAAGCCTACCTCAACCACGCTTTCCCCGAGAAGGCCTAA
- a CDS encoding uncharacterized protein (Compare to YALI0E32175g, weakly similar to DEHA-IPF4482.1 Debaryomyces hansenii) yields MLLIALLPSIVAATSILARPADGSAVVTLGTIDLDTPSFTSTSDFAGEACIGLNVAGDFVCHVLAQIEADKGKEFTIEAKDGVITKINFKKGLPAAEDTVTITTAQAAPEAAIKEPVQLVNNEILKDEPEKTFIQKYWMYIVPILLLLLLGGGAPEEGK; encoded by the coding sequence ATGCTTCTAATCGCCCTGCTGCCCTCAATTGTTGCCGCCACATCCATTCTGGCCCGGCCTGCCGACGGATCAGCCGTCGTGACTCTCGGAACCATTGATCTCGACACCCCCTCCTTCACATCCACCTCGGACTTTGCCGGCGAGGCTTGCATCGGCCTGAACGTCGCAGGCGACTTTGTGTGCCACGTTCTGGCGCAGATCGAGGCcgacaagggcaaggagtTCACAatcgaggccaaggacggcgTCATCACCAAAATCAACTTCAAAAAGGGCCTTCCTGCCGCCGAAGACACGGTCACTATTACCACAGCCCAGGCAGCTCCCGAAGCAGCCATCAAGGAGCCCGTGCAGCTGGTCAAcaacgagattctcaaggacgagccCGAAAAGACCTTCATTCAGAAGTACTGGATGTATATTGTGcccattctgctgctgctgttgctgggcgGAGGTGCTCCCGAGGAGGGAAAGTAA
- a CDS encoding uncharacterized protein (Truncated form of YALI0E32197g, no similarity), with product MTGVRIDQVADFMDLRGMKNSLAVFYSTFSFTPYENGDVMIGSANEPRIVMIPHETQTDAFRAALERKLATLPPPHYDRPHPLGSDLLLSKMAPKMKIMTRAEYILWQLRRLSQDYSHVPNSLMLMPCEIHQKEVSAGVTDVKSKTTEVKTKKKRRKKKKGKRVDTEASTDATCSTPPSSRATSGWSTVPNTPTSSRR from the coding sequence ATGACGGGTGTTCGGATTGATCAGGTGGCGGACTTCATGGACCTCCGGGGCATGAAAAACAGCCTGGCCGTCTTCTACAGCACCTTCAGTTTCACGCCCTACGAGAACGGAGATGTCATGATCGGATCTGCCAATGAGCCTCGAATAGTCATGATTCCTCATGAGACTCAGACAGACGCTTTTCGTGCCGCTCTTGAACGCAAACTGGCcactcttcctcctccgcaCTATGACAGGCCGCATCCTTTGGGCTCTGATCTACTGTTGAGCAAGATGGCCCCAAAGATGAAAATCATGACTCGAGCGGAGTACATTCTATGGCAACTTCGACGACTCAGTCAGGACTATAGTCACGTTCCGAACAGCCTGATGTTAATGCCATGTGAGATTCACCAGAAGGAGGTGTCTGCTGGAGTCACCGATGTCAAGAGTAAGACAACAGAGGTCAAGACTAAGAAGAAGCGGCgcaagaagaaaaagggaAAGCGAGTCGATACCGAGGCCAGTACGGacgctacttgtagcaccCCGCCTTCATCTCGGGCAACATCAGGTTGGTCAACGGTGCCTAACACGCCAACGAGTAGTCGAAGGTGA
- a CDS encoding 60S ribosomal protein eL22 (Compare to YALI0E32208g, gnl|GLV|YALI0E32208g [Yarrowia lipolytica] similar to uniprot|P05749 Saccharomyces cerevisiae YLR061W 60S ribosomal protein L22-A (YL31) (RP4), similar to Saccharomyces cerevisiae RPL22B (YFL034C-A) and RPL22A (YLR061W); ancestral locus Anc_8.31): MAPVKTQKANKYTVDCKAPSADGIFDVSSFEKFLTERIKVEGRTNQLGEDIKVSSNGDIVTVVSTTQFSGKYLKYLTKKYLKKQQLRDWIRVISTSKGNYTLKFYNVVANEEDEE, encoded by the exons ATGGCTCCCGTT AAGACTCAGAAGGCAAACAAGTACACCGTTGACTGCAAGGCTCCCTCCGCCGACGGCATTTTCGacgtttcttctttcgagaAGTTCCTGACCGAGCGAATCAAGGTCGAGGGCCGAACCAACCAGCTTGGTGAGGACATCAAGGTCTCCTCCAACGGCGACATTGTTACCGttgtctccaccacccagTTCTCCGGCAAGTACCTCAAGTACCTGACCAAGAAGTacctcaagaagcagcagctgcgaGACTGGATCCGAGTTATCTCTACCTCCAAGGGTAACTACACTCTTAAGTTCTACAACGTTGTTGccaacgaggaggacgaggagtaA
- a CDS encoding uncharacterized protein (Compare to YALI0E32219g, similar to Saccharomyces cerevisiae YLR063W; ancestral locus Anc_8.30, similar to uniprot|Q12291 Saccharomyces cerevisiae YLR063w hypothetical protein singleton): protein MSESSQSVLDLFSWAFEKTLALSDDVLTERMQAVKSDLYNRDYMAAFGSQDNLDVYAVRWSPARALAYHELFKQHNVLRHDKPNVLCIGGGAGGELAALLGLIAETPQKDEIKLNMVDIAAWGECVSKLEGAFPNIYDKNTNKDAVTTTFVQGDVLIPETIPSFAPYTCITLMFTTNELFAENKAQTIRLLNRMTEQCESGTLLLVCESAGSYSDIQINGKTFPVHFLLDHTMAKGRNSTTGPWEIVNQSNSEWFRINKELELVYPWKLEDMRYFFRLYRKV from the coding sequence ATGTCTGAATCGTCTCAAAGCGTCCTCGATCTGTTCAGCTGGGCTTTCGAGAAGACCCTTGCGCTCTCTGATGATGTGCTGACCGAGCGAATGCAGGCCGTCAAGTCCGATCTCTACAACCGAGACTATATGGCAGCGTTTGGTTCTCAGGACAATCTGGATGTCTATGCAGTCAGATGGTCTCCCGCACGAGCACTGGCTTACCATGAACTCTTTAAACAGCACAATGTTCTTCGTCACGATAAACCCAACGTTCTGTGTATTGGCGGAGGAGCTGGGGGCGAACTCGCTGCCTTGTTAGGTCTTATTGCTGAGACCCCTCAGAAAGATGAGATCAAGCTGAATATGGTCGACATTGCGGCATGGGGAGAGTGTGTCAGTAAACTGGAAGGTGCGTTCCCCAACATTTACGACAAgaacaccaacaaggacgCCGTCACCACTACCTTTGTCCAGGGAGATGTCTTGATTCCTGAGACCATCCCATCGTTCGCGCCCTACACTTGCATCACTCTCATGTTCACCACTAACGAATTGTTTGCCGAGAACAAAGCTCAGACTATCCGTCTACTTAACAGAATGACCGAACAATGTGAGAGTGGGACTCTTCTCTTGGTCTGTGAGAGTGCCGGATCGTACTCTGATATCCAGATCAACGGCAAGACCTTCCCTGTACATTTTCTACTTGACCATACTATGGCCAAGGGCCGAAACTCGACGACAGGACCCTGGGAGATTGTGAATCAGTCCAACAGCGAGTGGTTCCgaatcaacaaggagctggagctggtgtACCCCTGGAAGTTGGAGGATATGAGATACTTTTTCCGCCTTTACCGGAAGGTGTAG
- a CDS encoding uncharacterized protein (Compare to YALI0E32241g, some similarities with uniprot|Q08873 Saccharomyces cerevisiae YOR367w SCP1, similar to Saccharomyces cerevisiae SCP1 (YOR367W); ancestral locus Anc_7.14): MPKNVSSLDSDLSELRASKYDGASTAEVSAWISTVIGEELPKGEDLMDTLRDGTILCKLANTIKPGCATSKKSSMPFVQMENIASFLKAASFLGVPQHELFETVDMYELRDPAQILVCLKALSRHAHKVNPDIPVMGPKLGTPSPNAGKKNFKADTSGPAWNTHQYGYLGGASQGSEKLVFGGRRDIMTDEKTEESKKININFGSGGSGGSNDTSGSPATKKGPPPIPSKPKHLKGFDQGEHEEDEDDEVEDMKLHMLKSKQQTAQAVEEYDASVYAYDDVYEDMHNTKPEPKTQLTQSKHLDGLLEAKRKREEDRLVATEVKLKRQRANEGDLYDDKEKFVTPAYKRQQEALKKEREKEAKESRSVSSFYDTVEAMAGKGAGEETSPVPTTEAPTNSAPQATFTNPKPLPVSAPAHTEKMDKVAAARARFLERKKGIK, translated from the coding sequence ATGCCCAAAAACGTTTCATCGTTAGACAGCGATCTGTCGGAGCTGCGGGCTTCAAAATACGACGGCGCATCGACCGCAGAAGTGTCGGCATGGATCTCAACGGTCATTGGCGAAGAACTCCCCAAGGGGGAAGATCTGATGGACACACTCAGAGACGGAACCATTCTATGCAAGCTGGCAAACACCATCAAGCCTGGCTGTGCGACATCCAAAAAGTCTTCCATGCCCTTTGTTCAAATGGAAAATATTGCCAGCTTTCTCAAGGCTGCTTCTTTTCTGGGAGTCCCTCAACATGAGCTATTTGAAACCGTCGACATGTACGAGCTGAGAGACCCTGCCCAGATTCTTGTGTGTCTCAAGGCGCTGTCTCGACATGCCCATAAGGTCAATCCCGACATTCCTGTCATGGGCCCTAAGCTTGGAACTCCTAGCCCCAACgctggaaagaagaacttcaAGGCGGACACGTCAGGGCCCGCTTGGAACACTCATCAGTATGGCTATCTTGGAGGAGCGTCTCAGGGATCGGAGAAGTTGGTTTTTGGCGGTCGAAGAGATATAATGACCGACGAGAAGACCGAagagtccaagaagatcaacaTCAACTTTGGATCCGGCGGTTCTGGAGGGTCCAATGACACCAGTGGTAGCCCAGCGACCAAGAAGGGACCTCCTCCCATTCCCTCCAAGCCAAAGCACTTGAAGGGTTTCGATCAAGGTGAgcatgaagaagatgaagacgatGAGGTGGAGGATATGAAACTGCACATGCTCAAGAGCAAACAGCAGACGGCACAGGCGGTGGAGGAGTATGATGCGTCGGTATACGCCTACGACGACGTGTACGAAGATATGCACAACACCAAACCGGAACCCAAGACTCAACTAACGCAGTCTAAACACCTGGATGGTTTATTAGAAGCCAAGAGGAAACGAGAGGAGGATCGATTGGTGGCCACAGAGGTGAAATTGAAACGCCAGCGAGCCAACGAGGGCGATCTGTACGATGATAAAGAGAAGTTTGTCACCCCGGCATACAAGAGACAGCAGGAAGCactcaagaaggagagagaaaaggaggccaaggaaaGTAGAAGTGTTTCATCTTTTTATGATACGGTTGAGGCAATGGCTGGGAAAGGGGCAGGTGAGGAGACTTCACCGGTGCCTACAACAGAAGCACCAACGAATTCGGCACCACAAGCAACATTTACAAATCCAAAGCCCTTACCTGTTTCAGCACCAGCTCACACTGAAAAGATGGACAaggtggctgctgctcgagctCGGTTTTTGGAGCGCAAGAAGGGTATTAAATAG
- a CDS encoding uncharacterized protein (Compare to YALI0E32263g, no similarity): MHPLQWVKATIAPLLLSSWASYTDNHPAQSIAHDIYTSMGVDEVLHDRILDKAPWWCEEDSFAEQVKQRLAKMTEDDLLPWFSMEYEEDHVIDLGIGIVRHIFYKEHIDIALQASFSKLIHVAKERGSTRELLTVIHMVIDQGSKTIAQDENVKMANYIFRILCLPNA, translated from the coding sequence ATGCACCCCCTCCAGTGGGTAAAGGCGACGATTGCACCCTTATTGCTCAGCTCGTGGGCTTCTTACACTGATAATCATCCGGCCCAGTCAATAGCCCATGATATCTACACCAGTATGGGGGTGGATGAGGTGCTCCATGACCGGATACTCGACAAGGCGCCGTGGTGGTGTGAGGAGGACTCATTCGCCGAGCAGGTGAAACAGCGACTGGCCAAAATGACAGAAGACGACCTGTTGCCGTGGTTTTCCATGGAGTACGAGGAAGATCATGTCATTGATCTTGGAATCGGCATTGTTCGGCACATTTTCTACAAGGAACACATTGACATTGCTCTACAGGCCTCCTTTTCCAAGCTGATACACGTCGCCAAGGAGCGCGGTAGCACACGCGAGCTGCTGACGGTCATTCACATGGTCATCGACCAGGGCTCCAAGACCATTGCGCAGGACGAGAATGTCAAAATGGCCAACTACATATTCCGAATTCTGTGCTTGCCAAATGCGTAA
- a CDS encoding uncharacterized protein (Compare to YALI0E32285g, no similarity), with protein sequence MLPPEVVCEVAEYLDLEDLVALGLASSFWNEGIPDSVYRVALHKRCPFYDLENSPRQSWRECARVHVLRMSPNPDHWRPYMQFNRHQVSPGIFDSNGDGIPYEFCQANDKTISSCKDVCLQEGFESLVDPYGIVQHRGTTLSQSTGTSVVVMKDDHNFEGVKLCLGHETQQQSQSTAPEKRISFIKRGTIVEDHDHIVTPDVDVACTVFSSFSDNSKKYFGELNFKNAVVPFTLAYSMDQGRIKVKLFEASGKLYMTIRQLVFHKIDIYEINESKTAITYKSTWSPEEAHDEIITQRFMWYDGCVIKWSFCGKSLGQASKRLQFSTYDMREEEISTFFNCGRDDIHDLFPHPKYPRYVMIFTRGRQLTGVWDLKSRSFSVDPSSDSDVALSFPGLLNGKLGFWSYSDAYMAKLTKEQTDLDGEWIDTALFPCSAMPSLTKTLHHKFPSLARRLFGS encoded by the coding sequence ATGTTGCCGCCCGAAGTTGTCTGTGAGGTTGCTGAGTACCTAGACTTGGAAGATCTGGTGGCTCTGGGATTGGCTTCCAGTTTCTGGAACGAGGGCATTCCGGACTCCGTCTATCGAGTGGCTCTACACAAACGCTGTCCCTTCTACGACCTCGAAAATTCGCCCAGACAGAGCTGGAGAGAATGCGCCCGAGTCCATGTTCTCCGAATGAGCCCAAACCCGGATCATTGGAGACCCTACATGCAATTTAACCGACACCAGGTATCTCCTGGCATCTTTGATTCGAACGGCGACGGCATTCCTTATGAGTTTTGCCAAGCAAACGATAAGACAATCTCCTCGTGCAAGGATGTGTGTTTACAGGAGGGTTTCGAGTCACTTGTGGACCCGTACGGAATCGTGCAACACAGAGGCACTACTCTATCCCAGTCTACAGGTACCTCTGTGGTGGTCATGAAGGATGACCATAATTTTGAGGGAGTCAAACTGTGCCTTGGACACGAgacacaacaacaatcaCAATCAACAGCACCCGAGAAACGAATCAGCTTTATTAAACGAGGAACCATCGTTGAGGATCACGACCATATCGTCACTCCTGACGTAGACGTTGCATGTACCGTTTTCTCGTCGTTTTCGGACAACTCCAAAAAGTACTTTGGGGAGCTCAACTTCAAAAATGCCGTGGTTCCTTTCACCCTCGCATACTCCATGGATCAGGGCCGCATTAAGGTGAAGCTTTTCGAAGCGTCTGGGAAGTTGTACATGACGATCCGCCAGCTCGTATTCCATAAGATCGACATTTATGAGATAAACGAGTCGAAGACCGCCATCACCTACAAGAGCACTTGGTCGCCTGAAGAGGCCCATGACGAAATCATCACCCAGAGATTCATGTGGTATGATGGTTGTGTTATCAAGTGGTCCTTCTGTGGTAAGTCTCTGGGGCAAGCTTCCAAGAGATTGCAATTTAGCACCTATGACatgagagaagaagagattTCCACCTTCTTTAACTGCGGCAGAGACGACATTCATGACCTATTCCCTCATCCTAAGTATCCCAGATATGTCATGATCTTCACCAGAGGCCGCCAGTTGACTGGTGTGTGGGATCTCAAGAGTAGGTCATTTTCTGTGGACCCTTCTTCCGACTCTGACGTTGCTCTTTCATTCCCAGGGCTACTTAACGGCAAACTGGGATTCTGGTCATATAGCGATGCTTACATGGCCAAGCTGACTAAGGAACAGACGGATCTGGATGGCGAGTGGATCGATACCGCGTTATTTCCTTGCTCTGCCATGCCAAGTTTGACCAAAACTCTGCATCACAAGTTCCCCAGTCTAGCTCGAAGATTGTTCGGTTCTTAA